TTGTAGATGCAAACGGGAAAGTCATTGTCGATAATACAGCGGTTAAAGACAATCGTGTAACGACTGAAGAAGTAGCTAAGAAGATGACAAGCATGCTTTTAACAGTCTATGGTCAAGAAGGGCTAGGAGCTCCATTTTCCCCTTCAGGTAAAATTATTGCCGGCAAGACAGGAACTACAGAAGCTCTTAATAATGAAAATGGTTCTAGGGACCAATGGATGATTGGATACACGCCGGATGTAGTGGTGGCAACTTGGATGGGGTATGACCAATCCGGAAACTATTCTTTATCTGCTTCTAGCAGAGAAGGGGTAGGGCCACTCTTTAAACTAGAGATGGAAGGCTTACTCCAATATACAGCCAATACAGCCTTTAATGTAGAGCCTGTAAAAACGAAACAATCAAATCAGAAAAATCAAAATAATACGCTAGATAATTTTATTCAGGATGCCCAAAAGACTGGAGAACAAATCTGGAATCAACTTCAGGAATGGGGTAAAAATATCTGGAATAAATTTAATAATCGATAGTACGAATGTACGTTCGTATTTGTAGTGTAGTAGACGACGATATGTTATAATAAAACAAAACAATCAGGAGGATGAAAGATGAGTAATATTTATGATACAGCAAACCAATTAGAACGTGATTTGCGTGATTTAGCTGAATTCAAAACTGTAAAAGAAAGCTTCGAAGCCATTGAAGCAGATGAAACAGCAAAAGCATTATTCGATGAATTCCGTCAAGTGAATATCGAATTACAACAAAAACAATATTCAGGACAAGAAATTACGGAAGAAGATATTCAAAAAGCTCAAGAATTAGGACAAAAAGTGAGCGAAAATGAATATATTAAAGCGTTGATGGAAGCGGAACAACGTTTGAATACGATTATGCAAGACATTAACCGTATCATTACAAATCCACTTCAAGAGCTTTATAATGGTAAATAGTTCAATCAAACGGTTTTAATAAGAATCGATCCAAAGCATATTTTCTTTGAACGCACGAAAGACGGTTCAGGAAAATATGCTTTTTTTGAAGAAAAGAAAGGAGTAACTAGAATGGTCAAATTGATCCATGCATCAGATGTCCATCTGGGGATTACTTATGCAGGTATTGGAAAGAATCATCGTGAAATCGCAAGGGAGTTAAAACAGGCTGCATATGATGCTTTTAAAACAGTTGTAGATAAAGCCATTGAAGAAGAAGTGGATGCGCTTGTTTTATCTGGAGATTTATTGGATAGCCAACGGACGTTTATTAAAGAAAAGTTATTTCTTCAACAGCAACTGAATCGGCTGGCTCCTTTTAGGATTCCCGTTATTTTAGCGCTTGGCAATCATGATGCAGGGACTCCTTATGTGCCTGGAGAGCATATTTATACTTTTGGAAATACTGTAGAAACAATTGAACTAGAGACAAAAATGGGGGAACGGGTGGCCTTTAGTGGATTTAGTTATGATATTCCTGTTATCTCTGAACGAAAAATACAAGAGTATCCTATCAAGAGTCCGCACTGTGATGTTCATGTTGGGGTTTTACATGGTGAGGTGACTTCTTCCAGTGGGCGCTATGCTCCTTTTTCAATTCCTGAATTAAGAGTTAAAAACTATGATTACTGGGCGCTAGGGCATATTCATCATTGCCAAGAAGTATCACAGAATCCATGTGCTTGGTATAGTGGAACGACACAGGGAGCTGACCGATCTGAGAGTGGAGAAAAAGGAGCGCTTTTAGTCGAAATCACTTCAGGGTGTCCTCCACAGATTCACTTTATTGAGACGAGTAAGAAGGATTGGATGGACGTGACAATAAGGATTACAGAAAGGGCTCGTTTAGAAACAGTTCCTTATCTCATTGTAGAGAATCTTCCAAAAGTAGAAAAACGTAGCCTCGTTACAGTCTTTTTGCAAATACAAGAGTCGCTGTTCACAAGAGAAGAGTTACAGCAACTCTCACTGGTAGTGAATTCTTTATTGGAACAAAGAGGCTCACTTGTGAGTGTAATGAGTATTAGAGAACGAATGATAGAGCCTTTACGCGGCGTCTCTGGAATCTCTTTAGTAGGGGAGAAGGATTCTACGATTTTTTCTGAAATGGAGATTGCAAAGAGCGGGTTTGCCAATCAATGGATGAGGGAGTTTCTCCATCAAGAAGATGTCCAAGAAGAGATTCACGAACGTGCGATGCGTTTATTAGAAGCTCGCTTTTTAGGAAGGGAGGAAGGTTAATGTATATTTCAAAAATCGAAATCGATCATTTTGGAAAATGGGAACATGAGACGTTTACCTTCCATCCGAACTTACAAGTCGTTCAAGGGCTGAACGAATCTGGGAAGACGACCATTCGAAGATTTATCGAACAAATGCTCTTTGATTTTAAGCAAAAGAAGAATGGGGTGTATCCTTATCAGCCACTTCATACGAATACGCGGGGCGGGCGAATGTGGATTGAAGATGAAGGACTAGGGTCTCTCATCATTGAAAGAACTGCAGTAGGTTCTCAAAAGAAATTAGTATTAAAATCGGCCGAAACGGGTCAGGCGTTACCAGAGTCTATGCTGGAGCGCATCCTTCACGAATTAACATTGAGTGAGTACCATTCTCTTTTTGGATTTAATGAGGAGGAGTTACAACAAAACGTCTTTAGTAATGAAGAAGAAATGCATCGCTTCTTATATAGTCTCAGTGTGATGGGACATAAAGGGGCATATGAACAGAGTCAAAGTCTATTGAACGATGCGAATAAACTATACCGACCTCAAGCCAAAAAACTAGAACTCAATGAGCGAATCGATCGACTCGAGGACTTAACGAATCGTTTGTCGCAAACAAAAAGCGAGAATACACTCTATGAAGGATATCTTCATGCTATTAAAGGGCTCCAACAAGAAGAAGAGGAATTGACGACAAAACTTTCCAAGATTCAAAACAGAATAGATGCTTTAGAAGAAAAGCATACCTATTTTGATGCATTGGAAGAATACCGCGCCATTGAAGGACAGTACGAGTTACCAAAAGAATATGACCATTCTAAGGCGATAGAGGCGAATCATTGCTTACGTTCGTTTGAAAAAGAAATCGAACAGACAAAAGAAGAGTTAAAACGAACAGAAGACCAAGTTCAAACTCTAGGGGAAGCTACAGAAGACACAGAGCTTGAAGCACTTTATACAAAAGCTCAAAGTGTGGCTGCTATTGAAGAACGTACCTTTGAATTGGAACGTGAGTTGAAGACTCATCCTGGAAATATCGGTGTTCAAAGAGAAGGTGTTCAACCGTTTACAGAGGCCGAACTCGCCAAATTCGATGCA
This Granulicatella adiacens ATCC 49175 DNA region includes the following protein-coding sequences:
- a CDS encoding YlbF family regulator, with product MSNIYDTANQLERDLRDLAEFKTVKESFEAIEADETAKALFDEFRQVNIELQQKQYSGQEITEEDIQKAQELGQKVSENEYIKALMEAEQRLNTIMQDINRIITNPLQELYNGK
- a CDS encoding metallophosphoesterase family protein; translated protein: MVKLIHASDVHLGITYAGIGKNHREIARELKQAAYDAFKTVVDKAIEEEVDALVLSGDLLDSQRTFIKEKLFLQQQLNRLAPFRIPVILALGNHDAGTPYVPGEHIYTFGNTVETIELETKMGERVAFSGFSYDIPVISERKIQEYPIKSPHCDVHVGVLHGEVTSSSGRYAPFSIPELRVKNYDYWALGHIHHCQEVSQNPCAWYSGTTQGADRSESGEKGALLVEITSGCPPQIHFIETSKKDWMDVTIRITERARLETVPYLIVENLPKVEKRSLVTVFLQIQESLFTREELQQLSLVVNSLLEQRGSLVSVMSIRERMIEPLRGVSGISLVGEKDSTIFSEMEIAKSGFANQWMREFLHQEDVQEEIHERAMRLLEARFLGREEG